CCGACCGCGCCGAGGCCCTGGCCCACGCCGAGTCCTGCTTCGCGGCCAACGGCACCGTGGTCATCGAGGAGTTCCTGGACGGCCCCGAGGTCTCCCTCTTCGTCATCTCCGACGGCACCAACTGCGTCCCGCTCGTGCCCGCCCAGGACTTCAAGCGGATCGCCGACGGGGACGCCGGCCCCAACACGGGCGGCATGGGCGCCTACACCCCGCTGGACTGGCTGCCCGAGGGCTTCACCGAGGAGGTCATGGCCGAGGTCGCCCGCCCGGTCATCGCCACCATGGCCGACCGCGGCACCCCGTTCTCCGGCGTGCTGTACTGCGGGCTCGCGCTGACCTCGCGCGGCGTGCGCGTCATCGAGTTCAACGTGCGCTTCGGCGACCCCGAGACCCAGGCCGTGCTGGCCCGGCTGCGCACGCCCCTGGGCCGGCTGCTCATGGACGCGGCGACCGGCTGCCTCGCCGGGGTGCGCTCGCTGGACTGGCGCCCCGAGTACGCCGTGGACGTGGTGGTGGCCGCCGAGGGGTACCCCGACTCGCCCCGGAAGGGCGGGGCCGTGACCGGCGTCGAGGAGGCGGAGGCGCTCGAGGGCGTGTCCGTGCTGCACGCGGGCACCGCCACCGGTCCCGACGGCGGGCTGGTCGCCGCCGGCGGGCGGGTGCTGGCCGTCGTCGGGCTGGGGGAGTCCCTCGCCGCGGCGCGCGAGCGCGCCTACGCGGGCGTGGAGCGCATCCGCCTG
This genomic window from Citricoccus sp. SGAir0253 contains:
- the purD gene encoding phosphoribosylamine--glycine ligase; translated protein: MKILVLGSGGREHAIVRALLRDPSVREVHAAPGNAGIAGDVPVHAVDATDATGVTELAGELGADLVVVGPEAPLAAGVSDALREAGFTVFGPSRAAATLEASKSFAKDVMDQAGVPTAAAHACATRAEAEAALDEFGAPYVVKDDGLAAGKGVVVTSDRAEALAHAESCFAANGTVVIEEFLDGPEVSLFVISDGTNCVPLVPAQDFKRIADGDAGPNTGGMGAYTPLDWLPEGFTEEVMAEVARPVIATMADRGTPFSGVLYCGLALTSRGVRVIEFNVRFGDPETQAVLARLRTPLGRLLMDAATGCLAGVRSLDWRPEYAVDVVVAAEGYPDSPRKGGAVTGVEEAEALEGVSVLHAGTATGPDGGLVAAGGRVLAVVGLGESLAAARERAYAGVERIRLEGSQHRTDIGLRAERGQVTVPAGEAR